TTGAATCCATATTATCTGGAACCGGGCTTGACATGAGTAAGCGTTCGAGTAAACCGTAATCAACAGGGTCTATATCAGAATCCATTGGAAAGTCGTCAATGTCGAAGGACAAAGAATCATCGATCAACAGATCTGGATCTAGTAATGGACTAGAACCTCCCAGGTTTGGTTCCATGAAACTCTCTGGAGGCTTCTCTGAATTATTTTCCGGTAGCATATGAGTGAAGTCGGGAAGAGTTAGATCATCAGGTGAAGGAATACAGTTCTCGGTTGCTTCTGATGCTGCCGAAACATTTTCAGGAGTTGTTTCAATTGGTGATGATGACTGTATCTCAGAAGCTGTAGGCATTTCCTTAAGAGTTATACCCGATACTTGGTTTGATGAAGTCTCCATCTCTGTTCCCTCGGTAGTAGACGTACCATTACCTAGAAGGAAACCATCATCGCCGGTTTTGTAAGGTTCCATCTTCATAAGCTGTTTAAACATTGCTTTGGCTTGCTCGTGCATTGGAGGTTGATACTTCACTATCTGTCCATCAGGAGTAGCAGAATCATTATTACGGACAATGCCGTCTCGCTTGAATCTCCGCTTCTTACTGGTATCACTGATGCGCCTATTACTCTCGTTTTGCTGATTCTGCTGCTGTAAGAATTGAGATAGAAAATGAGGGCTTTGTACTGCCTTTGCAAGGAATGACATTAATTGTTGTTGCCGATTCTCCATGCCCTGGAGACGCTGAACCATCGTTTGAAGTTGGTTATCAGTGGACTGTTGCTGCTGTCTTAATCTGACGAGTTCTTGCATAAGGACGTTCTTATCTCTTTTAAGcctttcaacttcttcttcgagACCAAATTTGCCAACTTCAACACATGCGCTAACAGATGAGTTCTGTCCATTCGAGTGCTGAGATCGCTGATGTCCCTGTCCCTGTCCATGGGCAGGTTTTCGCCTAGTTATTGATTGTAGCAAGTGCTTCTGACCTCTTAAAAAACCTTCATTCGCAAATTCCCATCTATCTGGGTCAACCTTCCTGAAACCCTGTATCAAGAAAAGACACGCAAAATGGAATGAAAATGGATTCCACCAAGACCAATGAGAAAGAATTCATCCGACAGCTTTAGAAGTGCAAATCTAAAACCTTCAACACATAGTCTTTTAACTGCCAACTATCCACAGATTGAAACAGCCATATACAGGACGTAACTGATCAGTTGGCACATGCATCAAGAGCAATTTTAATTCAGAAGTCAAGTAAATGACCAATCATGGTCAATTTAATATATGAATCATGAAAACTACTTTATTTATGTTCCTATTATGGGTCTTACCTACCACCCAAACCGaggaaaaaccaaaatatctaATAGGGATAACTGAAAACTAAGAGGGTGAAAAGTATCTATGATCTACCAGTGTAATCTTTATGTCAAAGTCTGCATGGTATAAACTCATAAAGATTGAATTTTGCTTCAAATAGTGCCCAACATGTAAGACATCATGTACCACACAGACAGTAACTAAGGAATAACTGGCAAACAAGAACTGTCAGCAGAAAATTCAAGCTCCTTTAAGTGCATTCACCATCTTGCAGCATCACGAGCATCCTGCTCTAAATATTATGCAGTACAAGCTCCATTCACCATGACCTTTAGAGCAAAGCTTATATAGTTATCTACTTATATACACAATAAAATCTCCATCCAGCCTATATgaataaaaagtatttaatcTAAGTGCAACCGTACAGAGCAAACCTATGGTTCCCGTAACTGACATGCCAGATAAAGATTTAAAGTCACACTAATAACAATATAGATATTCCAACACTAAACACCCATATATCTACTTAAGATCTAGTTTCTATTCCAGGCACTCCTGATCACATTGGCCTTTTAAGGTTTTCAAAGACGTGAGATATCTCCACTAAACCTTGACTCATCTACAACAAAATGATAGATTAGTAAAACAGAAAGTTGATAACCTTGCACTCAGGTCATGATCAACATGAGACTTGCTCTCTTAttccaaatttcttctttcttctcctttataaTGAATGCTGAGAAAATTCAGGAAGGTTTATTACTATCTTACGACTATTACTAAACCTGATTACAGAGAGTCAAACAgacaacaaagacaaaaaaaaaagggtataCATCTCTATTCTCATCCCCCTAAGTTTGTATGTACAGTCAGCTTCATCAACGCTCTCACATATCTATCATTTCAAAGCCGTGAGGTTCTAAACTAAACAATCACAAGATATCAAGTATTGCAAATAAAGTAGTCTCTAAAAAGCATACTCATGAAACTAACTATCGATTCTAATGGATACAAAACTCCTCTGCTCAGAAACATAAAGCAACCATGGGAACAACATTAATGGAACAAAATCCATAAAATCGAGAAAtgatgaagtaaaaaaaaaaggcgaAGGGAAAGGGAAGAAGATTACATAGGTATTAAGCTGTCTAACGAAGCTGGAGAAATTATTATGCTTAAAGTTCTTAGGAAGAAGATCGCGAGCGAACTCCGGTGGTTTCCAAACGATAAAACTGTTGTTATTAGCACTCCAAGAGACAATCGAATCTGTATTGTGATCATCAACCATATCATAGGTCTTGCTCAGAAACGGAGGAGGCGCGTTTGAACTTAGAATCGCCGCAGGCTGAGGTTGAGGAGATGGCTTAGTCTCCATTGAATCTCCTCCGCCGTCGCTTGTGGTTACTTTGCTCACATCCATTCGGATTTTTGATTCCAAGTCAATATTTGggaattttgagaaaattagggttttatataCGAAACTGGTGATTTTTACAAtaggtgagagagagagataactTTTGATTGAAGATCTAGAGAATTCTCAGAGAACATTCACGAGAGATATGGGCGGAGAGAGATATAGATCAGAAGAGAGATTTTGAAATCGATGGAGAGGACGAAAGAGAGACGACGGGAGACTCATGAACACTTACGAAATTACGGAATTAGACATTTCgctttttctcttaaaagcGGATGATTTATTACGTGTCACTATATTATTCGCTATTAcgctctgttttttctttttgggctGACTAGCCTGACACGAGTATCGATTTTAATTcgttaaaataataaattgaaattttattttgtcttacAATCTTTTCAAATTCCATCAGAGATTTATGTATTAGTAACtaacaaagttttttcaaatcttttaaaaataataataattaaatctaCAAActattttgaataataataaaagtagatttttaaatcattagtttaataacactaaattttattaaaaaattttaacttcataattaaataatatatgatttgtaaattttacacaaatcacttaaaatactatattaaATACATCGTCTAAAAAATAAAGTCATGGTTTTATTTCCTCTATGTGGATCTCTACTTTCATATCtgtattttatttcaattcatatttagattttgtacTTTATTTATGAGTTCTTTAGTTATGAGGTTGagaagtttttgtttagttttaatgTTTTCCTTTATTCTAGGTTTTTTCCATTTGtatctatttttgtttacggaaaatatgtttgtttgtcGGTTTAGCTTAtagaaatgtatttttttttgccggCATATGTATTGTAATAGGAAAACGGTCTATTTTCCCATGATAACTATGACATCATGCCAGATAGAGCCCGAACAATGACCACAATCCAGATGTCCACGAAAAGATACTTCTCGATCTATATCTCCCAAAATCGATAGTTTCATCTATTTCCCCATATATTTGGGTTTAATCGGTTTGCTGACCAGACCCTATAAAATCCACTCAAACCGATACCAAACCACTTTATATGTCAAAccttcttaaaaaaaaataaaaaaaataaaaaaaaacaaaattgttgtcGGTCAAACGGTCTATTTCTCCATGATAACTATGACATCATGCCAGATAGAGCCCTAAGTATGACCACAATCCAGATGTCCCCGAAAAGATACTTCTCGATTTATATTTCCCAAAATCGATAGTTTTCATCTATTTCCCCATATATTTGGGTTTAATCGGTTTTCTGACCAAACCCGATAAAAATCCATTCAAACTGATACCAAATCACTTTATATGTCATAccttcttaaaaaaaaaaaaaaaaaaaaaaaaaaaaaaacaaaattgctgTCGGTCTTGTCTTCTCCATTCTTCCCATAGAATTCCAGattatgtttatttgaaaaaatagtttatctctctctttgattGTTACGATGGGTGTTAGATTTACTTTGAATCCACATACAAATTTGTCGTAACTAATGAAGAGATATTCAACAAAGCATTTTAAACGCATTCTAATTGCTAATAACGTTAACATCGACATTGACCTGAAAACTGGAATCGTTGCTAAGAATATGgctaagaaagagaagatcaaGGTGAGCTTCCGCATGAATTTTACAATTCACAAAAGAACAACccaattaaacaaaatcaacatctcaattattaaataagttttatCCAATTCTATTACTGTTCTTTCAATTGCTCATCTTAAAATCAATCTGGGAATTATAAACACCAGAAAACAATCAACACAATCCATCAAGTCGACAATGGCTGATTCAGTGTTATCAATCTTCTACAAAATGAATCAAGTGATTTCAATGGGTGGAATAATGTGGGAAGGTCTCAATTCGAGTTTAATCAAAATCGATGAAGCTTTGCTTAAGCAGCAGATCCGAGCGGAGATGAggaataaaaagagagaaaaaaaaaagatataggaagaagaagtaaaaaaaggttatatttatgattaaaaaaaaaagaagaggaagaaaagtaATACTGCATATGTAATTAGTAATTTACTTTGTAATTTCCTAAATTAGAGCTAAATAGCTTTACCCgaaaaggaaacaacaaaatacaGGAAGTGTtccttttttgtgtgttaccgtaacattataaaataacCTCCCATTATTTTCTCACAATTACTCTACTACACATCGAAGAGTTTACAATTCTCAGATCGAATaatcaaaatctctctttGAAGATGTCGATAATGATAACACACCGTTACATGGTCAGAAACGTTTATGCCGTTCCGTTTCATACAAAATACGGATTTGGTTTCCATTACTTCTCTTGTCTCTTTGGTTTACATGATGTAAAGTTGGTTCCTTTCTTCGGCTTGAAACGTTTTTATTACCCACAAAAAGTTCTGTATAACTCGAAACCTTCAAATTCTAAACCGGTTAATGAGAAGCCGATTCAAGAACCGAGTCAAGAAGGAGAATTGTTTGGTGGTTCGGTTACAATGGGTGCTGCTCCGTCACCGAGACACTTGCCAATTCCAACTTTTTGCATGTCTTCTAAGCTAATAAAGACTTGAATGAGACAGAACTGTGGACTTTTGTAGTAGTTGCTAATTGTAATAGATCCTGGCCACAATTAGATAATTGtttcgttttttatttatttttctgctAGTGTTTTATGCTATTGTTACCTTTCGAGTCGTTTGTTATCATCACTTACGAAAACTTTAAAGagtcaaaataaaatctaaagtaTACGATGTATATTGGTAAACATGACAGTTTATATAATACAACACTACCACTGCTTTGAATCTCCATCACTCTCTGTGGTTGCTGACATCTCAATCCTATCTGGACAAGACTTGTGGTTCAAGTAGTGGATGAGATAATCAAAAATCAAGATACGAAGAGAATCTAGGAAACCTAAGAACATTTAGGTTACCTTTCTTTCCGAAAAATGAACCAAACCCATCAATGTTTTTATACCTCAAGCAAATGAGAAGACACGATAATGACCAAgtataataaatattgaaaCCTGAATCGAAGAATGTATCAAACTTATCAATGTTTCTTTGGACTTTAAAACAAACGACAACAACCTCTATGTTGATCTTTGCAGACATGCCTTTACCCATCTGTGTGCTGCTTGCAGCCCTTTGGTCCATAATGCTGAGCAGATTTCTTCACCACTTTCTTACAAAGATAACAGAAATGTGCTTGACATGCCCAACAAAACAAGTGATTGTTGTTTCCCGCCTACACAATAACAAACTCCAGAATCATCTCATGAACCTCAAAAACCTATAATTCTCTGCCTttgttaaaaccaaatttttttattttcttaccttTCCATTGAACTGGCGGCAATTAGGACATAACTGACCGCGCTGTGGAAACTGACCGCCTTGTGCAAACAGTTGCGCTTGAATCTGTCCAATGACTTGTCTCTCATTCATCATCTCATTCCATTCTTGGATCGCCTCTTGTGGGAACAGTTCACATTTTCCCTCactttttcccaaaaaaaagacGGAGCTTACTTAGTTCCAagatttatatacatatgtatctgttcttttatatatgtaacatcACTAACCTGAAATGTTCATAACCAGTGATAGCTTCGTTGCAACGGTAACAAAAGTATTGACCACAGTTATTGCATACCATTTTGTTACAACCTCCGGTTCTTGAGATGGCTATTTTGCACGACGGACATTGTTTAGCGCTTTTCATTATCACCTTCACACTCATAATCTCATTgatcatttctttctctttccgcCTTTGTTCCTCTCCAAGACGAGAAGAATCTTGACGCTCCTGTATAGAGATTTACATGTAAGAAAGAGTCAACGGTTTAACAAAGAGAAGATCAAAGGCACAATAATGATACCTGCAAGATTTGAAGCCTAAGTTCCGGGCTCATGCAAGCCACACCCACATGTCTCTTTTCCTTACAAAGTGTACAGAAACTGAAGTAGCATTTGAAGCATAAAGCAAGCTGTTCCTCGTCCTCTATGCAAGGGGTTTCACATCTAGGACAGTAAGCAACGTCAGTCATGGATTCCAGTGTTTTCTGTAACATAAGAGTTTCCCACCGTTCATACGCTTCATCGCCCAACAATCTCTTCAATATCCCTGGCGGAACAGTTTCTCCACATTTCGAGTCCGGACACTTGAGCTTGTTAACTGTGCCTTCAGTGACATGTATGTCTGTATAGGTCTTCATAcatttcaaacaaaagaaatgctGGCATGGTAACTTAACAAAGTCGATACCTGTAGAGGGTGTAAAACAACTGTAAACCAACCCACATTACTAAAGAAAACAgctatgaagaagaacaagataTACCTGCAGATTCAGAGAAGCATATGCAGCACTCATGCAAGCTCTGAAGGAAGCTATCATGACGTTTCTCATCGTCATAACTCCTAATATAAGGAATATCTGAATCCGGAGAACGACTTCCAGACACAGCACGCTTATCTCTGGAACATGTAACACCATAAGGACCAAGAACAATCTCATTATCAAAACCAAGATGAGAAATCGACGAGTTCTGTAGCCAATCTGTCCACTGGTACAAGACTTCTTGCCCTGGCTGTTCACTCCATAACGAGTCCAGCTTAGAGCAGAGACTTGAAATCTTATCAGGATTCATCCACTGAACACTTATTAAGAAATAAGGCGGTAAGTGGCTCGGATAAGCTTTTGGTAATAAACATTTCAACACAATCGGTGGAAGGTGTTGCGCCTTGAAAGAGTACAAGAAATCCTCTGACTCTTTGCTTGAATCAGCTTGTAAGTTAAGCTTTGTAGAGATAGTATATTCACTAGTAGCTTCAACGTTTACATGAACCTGCACAAATCAATACTATTAGAATATATTGTTATGTCACATTACCGATACGAAACATGTCAGTACTAAGCAGCTTATTTCTGACCTGAAAGTATCGCATATCGTTATACCGATCAAAGATGAACATGTTTCCTCCATATATGTACCCCAATGCCAAAAGCTGTTGAAACATCACAAAGGTCAAAACTTGATATGAATAAATGTCCTAAAGCTATTGAAACATCACAAAGGTCAAAACTTTATAGCTCAGTTTACCTCATCTTCctgtaattgatcattcatCTTTAGTTGCTCCTCTGTTAGCTCTGGCTCACTGACACTAGATCGCAAATCTTTCAGAATTGTCAACATAATATCTTCCTTCGTCTCATATTCATCAACACCATCAGcaatttcttcactttcaGCTCTCTTTAACTCCGATTCCTCACAATTCGAATGATCACTAGAACTGTGATGAAACTTCTCCTCCATATTCACCGAATGCGAATTCTGTTTCACCTTTAACCTACTCAATTCATCAGCCAAGCAATCAACAACATCGGATTCAGCAAAATTCACCTCCGGTTTCTCCACGGGACgaggttttgaatttgatccACGGCTGCGTCGATTCCGGTGAGACTTTGAAGGTTTTGTAGAATGATCGAGGTTTTGGATTGGCTGAGAAGTAGACGGAAAAGCTGCTGCAGATGATAAATCCGTCGAAGTCGTGTCTTCTTTCTGATGCTCTGATTTTGGATGATCGTTGACTGGATTCACAATCCCAGCGTCACGGCGGATGTAGCGGCGGTCGTGATTTCTTCCACTGCCTCCGTGTGTTCCTCTCATGGCGGTCTTGCAGCCAAGTTTGGGTCCAGAGAGACAAACAAACTCTGTTAAATGTTAATGCACTTTCTCTACTtgacgaaaacaaaaaaaaatgtacttttttctacttatgttttttgggtttttatgGATTGTGTCCGAAAAATTCcaagtttggtttatttacCGGTTCGATAGAGGAAACCGAA
This sequence is a window from Arabidopsis thaliana chromosome 1 sequence. Protein-coding genes within it:
- the HSFA1D gene encoding heat shock transcription factor A1D, which codes for MDVSKVTTSDGGGDSMETKPSPQPQPAAILSSNAPPPFLSKTYDMVDDHNTDSIVSWSANNNSFIVWKPPEFARDLLPKNFKHNNFSSFVRQLNTYGFRKVDPDRWEFANEGFLRGQKHLLQSITRRKPAHGQGQGHQRSQHSNGQNSSVSACVEVGKFGLEEEVERLKRDKNVLMQELVRLRQQQQSTDNQLQTMVQRLQGMENRQQQLMSFLAKAVQSPHFLSQFLQQQNQQNESNRRISDTSKKRRFKRDGIVRNNDSATPDGQIVKYQPPMHEQAKAMFKQLMKMEPYKTGDDGFLLGNGTSTTEGTEMETSSNQVSGITLKEMPTASEIQSSSPIETTPENVSAASEATENCIPSPDDLTLPDFTHMLPENNSEKPPESFMEPNLGGSSPLLDPDLLIDDSLSFDIDDFPMDSDIDPVDYGLLERLLMSSPVPDNMDSTPVDNETEQEQNGWDKTKHMDNLTQQMGLLSPETLDLSR
- the HSFA1D gene encoding heat shock transcription factor A1D (heat shock transcription factor A1D (HSFA1D); FUNCTIONS IN: protein binding, DNA binding, sequence-specific DNA binding transcription factor activity; INVOLVED IN: response to heat; LOCATED IN: nucleus; EXPRESSED IN: 24 plant structures; EXPRESSED DURING: 15 growth stages; CONTAINS InterPro DOMAIN/s: Winged helix-turn-helix transcription repressor DNA-binding (InterPro:IPR011991), Heat shock factor (HSF)-type, DNA-binding (InterPro:IPR000232); BEST Arabidopsis thaliana protein match is: heat shock factor 1 (TAIR:AT4G17750.1); Has 2363 Blast hits to 2344 proteins in 251 species: Archae - 0; Bacteria - 10; Metazoa - 417; Fungi - 488; Plants - 855; Viruses - 2; Other Eukaryotes - 591 (source: NCBI BLink).) encodes the protein MDVSKVTTSDGGGDSMETKPSPQPQPAAILSSNAPPPFLSKTYDMVDDHNTDSIVSWSANNNSFIVWKPPEFARDLLPKNFKHNNFSSFVRQLNTYGFRKVDPDRWEFANEGFLRGQKHLLQSITRRKPAHGQGQGHQRSQHSNGQNSSVSACVEVGKFGLEEEVERLKRDKNVLMQELVRLRQQQQSTDNQLQTMVQRLQGMENRQQQLMSFLAKAVQSPHFLSQFLQQQNQQNESNRRISDTSKKRRFKRDGIVRNNDSATPDGQIVKYQPPMHEQAKAMFKQLMKMEPYKTGDDGFLLGNGTSTTEGTEMETSSNQVSGITLKEMPTASEIQSSSPIETTPENVSAASEATENCIPSPDDLTLPDFTHMLPENNSEKPPESFMEPNLGGSSPLLDPDLLIDDSLSFDIDDFPMDSDIDPVDYGLLERLLMSSPVPDNMDSTPVDNETEQEQNGWDKTKHMDNLTQQMGLLSPETLDLSRQNP
- the NHL8 gene encoding NDR1/HIN1-like 8 (NDR1/HIN1-like 8 (NHL8); FUNCTIONS IN: zinc ion binding; INVOLVED IN: biological_process unknown; EXPRESSED IN: 22 plant structures; EXPRESSED DURING: 13 growth stages; CONTAINS InterPro DOMAIN/s: Ubiquitin-conjugating enzyme/RWD-like (InterPro:IPR016135), Zinc finger, RING-type, conserved site (InterPro:IPR017907), Zinc finger, C6HC-type (InterPro:IPR002867), Zinc finger, RING-type (InterPro:IPR001841), RWD (InterPro:IPR006575); BEST Arabidopsis thaliana protein match is: RING/U-box superfamily protein (TAIR:AT3G14250.1); Has 3653 Blast hits to 3199 proteins in 223 species: Archae - 0; Bacteria - 0; Metazoa - 1736; Fungi - 604; Plants - 670; Viruses - 7; Other Eukaryotes - 636 (source: NCBI BLink).), with the protein product MRGTHGGSGRNHDRRYIRRDAGIVNPVNDHPKSEHQKEDTTSTDLSSAAAFPSTSQPIQNLDHSTKPSKSHRNRRSRGSNSKPRPVEKPEVNFAESDVVDCLADELSRLKVKQNSHSVNMEEKFHHSSSDHSNCEESELKRAESEEIADGVDEYETKEDIMLTILKDLRSSVSEPELTEEQLKMNDQLQEDELLALGYIYGGNMFIFDRYNDMRYFQVHVNVEATSEYTISTKLNLQADSSKESEDFLYSFKAQHLPPIVLKCLLPKAYPSHLPPYFLISVQWMNPDKISSLCSKLDSLWSEQPGQEVLYQWTDWLQNSSISHLGFDNEIVLGPYGVTCSRDKRAVSGSRSPDSDIPYIRSYDDEKRHDSFLQSLHECCICFSESAGIDFVKLPCQHFFCLKCMKTYTDIHVTEGTVNKLKCPDSKCGETVPPGILKRLLGDEAYERWETLMLQKTLESMTDVAYCPRCETPCIEDEEQLALCFKCYFSFCTLCKEKRHVGVACMSPELRLQILQERQDSSRLGEEQRRKEKEMINEIMSVKVIMKSAKQCPSCKIAISRTGGCNKMVCNNCGQYFCYRCNEAITGYEHFSEGKCELFPQEAIQEWNEMMNERQVIGQIQAQLFAQGGQFPQRGQLCPNCRQFNGKAGNNNHLFCWACQAHFCYLCKKVVKKSAQHYGPKGCKQHTDG
- a CDS encoding uncharacterized protein (unknown protein; BEST Arabidopsis thaliana protein match is: unknown protein (TAIR:AT3G46390.1); Has 35333 Blast hits to 34131 proteins in 2444 species: Archae - 798; Bacteria - 22429; Metazoa - 974; Fungi - 991; Plants - 531; Viruses - 0; Other Eukaryotes - 9610 (source: NCBI BLink).) is translated as MKRYSTKHFKRILIANNVNIDIDLKTGIVAKNMAKKEKIKKTINTIHQVDNG